The following coding sequences are from one Methanosarcina sp. WWM596 window:
- a CDS encoding 50S ribosomal protein L40e, producing the protein MGRFPEAEERLLNKKICMKCNARNAIRATRCRKCGYGALRVKSKESKGA; encoded by the coding sequence ATGGGTCGTTTTCCAGAAGCCGAAGAAAGATTATTAAACAAAAAAATCTGCATGAAGTGTAATGCCAGAAATGCCATACGGGCAACCCGCTGCAGAAAATGTGGCTACGGTGCTCTTCGCGTGAAATCTAAGGAATCCAAGGGAGCATGA
- the tnpA gene encoding IS200/IS605 family transposase: MYFLVNTKYETRNHSKFLIMYHVIFVCKYRKVILEPISEELKQIMSDSSKESNFEILEMETDKDHIHFLIKSEPKVSVLSIVRKLKQEYTNRLWKTQKEYLKKYYWGENMLWSDGYFASTIGNVSKEAAEYYIRNQG; the protein is encoded by the coding sequence ATATACTTTTTGGTAAATACGAAGTATGAAACACGGAATCATAGCAAATTTTTGATAATGTATCATGTTATTTTTGTTTGCAAATACCGAAAAGTCATACTTGAACCAATTAGCGAAGAACTCAAACAGATTATGAGTGACAGTTCAAAAGAGTCTAACTTTGAAATCCTTGAAATGGAAACTGACAAAGACCATATTCATTTCTTGATCAAGAGTGAGCCGAAAGTTAGCGTTTTGTCAATTGTCAGAAAATTGAAACAAGAATATACTAACAGGTTATGGAAAACTCAAAAAGAATATCTGAAAAAGTATTATTGGGGTGAGAATATGTTATGGAGTGATGGTTATTTTGCGTCTACTATCGGAAATGTAAGTAAAGAGGCGGCAGAATATTACATACGGAATCAGGGTTGA
- a CDS encoding geranylgeranylglyceryl/heptaprenylglyceryl phosphate synthase, whose amino-acid sequence MQVEAHLQKIIEQCGKVHLTLIDPASQTPERAADIAFAAVEGGTDAILIGGSTGASGTILDETVLKIKEKVNVPTILFPGSSAGLSSYADAVFFMSLLNSRDIGYVITNQVLGAPLVYKSQIEPISMAYLVVEPGGTVGWVGDAKLIPRKKSEIAVVYALAGKYLGMHYTYLEAGSGADKPVNPEMIGAVKHVLGKNKLIVGGGIRDAKTAKLCVSAGADMIVTGTIVEEVKDVTAKVAEIVSAIKN is encoded by the coding sequence TTGCAGGTGGAAGCACACCTCCAGAAGATTATTGAACAGTGTGGAAAAGTTCATCTTACTCTTATCGACCCGGCGTCCCAAACGCCTGAACGAGCTGCTGATATTGCTTTTGCAGCAGTTGAAGGAGGCACTGATGCCATCCTGATAGGGGGCTCAACTGGAGCGTCGGGAACCATATTAGATGAAACTGTGTTAAAGATTAAAGAAAAGGTAAATGTTCCCACCATCCTTTTCCCAGGAAGTTCAGCCGGACTCAGCAGTTATGCAGATGCCGTATTTTTTATGAGCCTCCTGAATTCCAGGGACATAGGGTATGTGATCACAAACCAGGTACTTGGAGCTCCGCTTGTATACAAGAGCCAGATTGAACCAATCTCTATGGCATACCTTGTGGTTGAACCTGGAGGCACTGTTGGTTGGGTAGGGGACGCAAAATTGATCCCCCGGAAGAAATCCGAAATTGCTGTGGTTTATGCCCTTGCAGGCAAATACCTTGGAATGCACTATACCTACCTGGAAGCAGGGTCCGGAGCCGATAAGCCTGTCAACCCCGAAATGATAGGAGCTGTCAAACACGTACTCGGGAAAAACAAACTTATTGTTGGTGGCGGGATCAGAGACGCAAAAACCGCAAAGCTCTGTGTTTCTGCAGGTGCGGACATGATCGTTACCGGCACGATTGTTGAAGAAGTAAAGGACGTAACTGCAAAGGTGGCTGAGATTGTATCAGCCATAAAAAACTGA
- a CDS encoding type II secretion system F family protein, with protein sequence MNAINTLAFRIFGEKILENEDRFSLFKRKIRQSQIPLPAEQYVSTAILFSLLAGIFGGLAGLLIGGWTFRGITPESIVSTSGISYTVINAVETPTFIGTHLPLIFTVVGALLFFSMIGALTYGLFMAYPSMKADNRKRAINTSMPHATAFLYVMQRGGGMTIFDIMKSLSNYSHIYGTASREFRNIIRDMEYFGKDLQDALWDAADRTPSEQFKDLVDGLISVVSSGGDVTLYLKNKTDVYKNAANKEQKHFLETLGLLAEVYITVFVVGPLFLMVILVVMNMIDNRGPTQLYLLVYGAIPFGSMIFLIFLDMLTGDAEKMPEERITGIKQDSFSDVRVKPVTEKDEELLQKLEFYEKVARVKNVLLHPIRAMLDRPTSVFIISAPVALGYFGYHFMKHMPYYGGFVETASTLDDYIYVTLLVLLIPYIIFHEIEVRRVRQIEDDVPEFLKRLASINGTGILLSDAIAITAQSNMGKLKSEIKCTVADIRWNSNLVGALKRFEARVRTNMARRSLTLIAKASESTGNIHQVISTVADDADIEKNLKRERSAEMFIYVFIIFVTFCVFLIIVYVLAAFFLPALDGSSNPAMSMGGFNLKEYTLLFFHAALLQGLGSGLVAGKMGSGSVSSGLKHSVLMMTLSYLLFIVFI encoded by the coding sequence ATGAACGCTATAAATACCCTAGCATTCAGAATCTTTGGAGAAAAAATCCTTGAGAATGAAGACAGGTTTTCCCTGTTCAAGAGAAAGATTCGCCAGTCTCAGATTCCTCTGCCTGCAGAACAGTATGTCTCAACTGCAATTTTATTTTCCCTGCTTGCGGGAATCTTCGGCGGGCTTGCAGGTTTACTGATAGGAGGGTGGACTTTCAGGGGTATTACCCCGGAAAGTATTGTTTCGACGTCTGGCATTTCATACACGGTAATCAATGCAGTTGAAACTCCGACTTTTATTGGAACGCACCTTCCCTTAATATTTACGGTTGTGGGGGCCCTCCTCTTTTTCTCGATGATCGGAGCCCTTACCTATGGGCTTTTTATGGCTTACCCGTCCATGAAAGCTGATAACAGAAAGCGAGCTATCAATACATCAATGCCCCATGCAACTGCTTTTCTCTATGTTATGCAGAGGGGCGGGGGCATGACTATCTTTGACATCATGAAGTCGCTTTCGAATTATTCTCACATATACGGGACTGCTTCAAGGGAATTCAGAAACATTATAAGGGATATGGAATATTTTGGAAAAGACCTTCAGGATGCCCTCTGGGATGCAGCCGACAGGACGCCGTCCGAACAGTTCAAAGATCTTGTAGACGGCTTGATTTCAGTAGTATCCAGTGGAGGAGACGTTACCCTTTACCTGAAAAACAAGACAGACGTATATAAAAACGCTGCCAATAAAGAACAAAAGCATTTCCTTGAGACTCTCGGGCTCCTGGCAGAGGTCTATATTACTGTATTCGTTGTAGGCCCCCTATTCCTTATGGTAATCCTCGTGGTCATGAATATGATCGATAATAGGGGACCCACCCAACTCTATCTCCTGGTATATGGAGCAATTCCCTTCGGGTCAATGATCTTCCTCATCTTCCTGGATATGCTTACAGGAGATGCGGAAAAGATGCCGGAGGAGAGAATCACCGGAATTAAGCAGGATTCTTTCAGTGATGTAAGGGTAAAGCCAGTTACAGAAAAAGATGAGGAACTGCTCCAAAAGCTGGAGTTTTATGAAAAAGTAGCCAGGGTCAAAAATGTGCTTCTGCACCCTATAAGGGCTATGCTTGACAGGCCAACATCTGTTTTTATAATAAGCGCTCCCGTTGCGCTCGGGTACTTTGGATATCATTTCATGAAACACATGCCATACTACGGAGGATTCGTTGAAACTGCATCTACCCTTGACGATTATATCTATGTAACCCTTCTTGTCCTTTTAATTCCCTACATTATCTTCCACGAAATCGAGGTTAGGAGGGTCAGGCAGATTGAGGATGATGTCCCAGAGTTCCTTAAAAGGCTTGCAAGTATCAACGGAACAGGAATTCTGCTTTCCGATGCAATTGCTATTACAGCCCAGTCAAATATGGGGAAACTGAAATCCGAAATAAAATGTACGGTTGCGGATATCCGCTGGAACTCGAACCTCGTAGGAGCCCTGAAACGTTTTGAAGCCAGGGTACGGACCAACATGGCCCGGCGAAGCCTGACCCTTATAGCCAAAGCAAGTGAATCCACAGGAAATATCCACCAGGTTATCAGTACAGTTGCGGATGATGCTGATATTGAGAAAAACCTTAAAAGAGAGCGTTCTGCAGAGATGTTTATTTATGTCTTCATAATCTTCGTGACCTTCTGCGTCTTCCTGATCATAGTATATGTGCTTGCTGCGTTCTTCCTCCCTGCCCTTGACGGTTCCAGCAATCCGGCAATGTCCATGGGAGGCTTTAATCTGAAGGAGTATACCCTACTCTTCTTCCATGCAGCTCTTTTGCAGGGCTTAGGCTCGGGGTTGGTTGCAGGGAAAATGGGTTCGGGAAGTGTATCTTCAGGGCTCAAACACTCCGTTTTAATGATGACATTGTCCTACTTGCTGTTCATCGTGTTTATCTGA
- a CDS encoding methylamine methyltransferase corrinoid protein reductive activase: MRYGVAIDLGTSGYRAQKIDLDTQEIKRTVITLRNPLPGANVMDHMDFAIHYGQDLAHGLSVNAVKTLLQTLDVQSGELDRLSICGNPIQLSIFQGISIEDLAYAGERKKKKYNIQEQNRNARIISSSEISGLEEFNCEVVVPPAIKHEVGADALALIIKSGMLNSDEISIATDYGTNAEMALKVKDIIYTGSAAAGPALEGQQIKYGTLASPYAISDFEFEDGALRNYVLNEEMKPDPGDLVDPKTGEILEEGKIKARGITGTGVIALLEKAIGHGLVELPKVKTPDELIHLQNKITFSEKDLKEAGKAIGAIRAGHLTLCAVAGIELTDIDTAYMAGAAGTYMDAEKAQKIGLIPYSTGNIAQLGNTSLAVAREILLSEERLWELQDIASQIIGTHTMFATAPEFRDAYVLELAYWEEGMPFKMFKKFLKKKGLPSLDEPIANPVVDKRVERDIPVLGEEGLYVLERVGTYMTMVVDCPECKKCIKVCPNDAITIDEESRIMISTDLCEGSHCQKCIRACPPDKFNWENLEVFKPEKQESD; the protein is encoded by the coding sequence ATGAGATATGGAGTTGCAATTGACCTGGGAACAAGCGGGTATCGGGCTCAGAAGATTGACCTTGATACACAGGAGATTAAAAGAACAGTAATAACATTGAGAAATCCTCTTCCCGGAGCGAATGTGATGGATCACATGGACTTCGCAATTCACTACGGGCAGGATCTTGCGCACGGGCTTTCCGTAAATGCGGTAAAGACCCTCCTCCAGACCCTTGATGTGCAAAGCGGAGAACTTGATAGACTTTCAATCTGTGGTAACCCTATCCAGTTGTCCATTTTCCAGGGAATCAGCATTGAGGACCTGGCTTATGCAGGGGAACGGAAGAAAAAGAAGTACAATATACAGGAACAGAACAGGAATGCGAGAATAATATCCAGCAGCGAAATTTCAGGGCTTGAGGAATTTAACTGTGAAGTTGTCGTCCCTCCTGCAATAAAACATGAAGTCGGCGCCGATGCCCTTGCTCTTATAATTAAATCGGGAATGCTTAACAGTGATGAGATTTCGATTGCAACGGATTATGGGACAAATGCTGAGATGGCGCTCAAAGTAAAAGACATTATTTATACAGGCTCAGCGGCTGCAGGTCCGGCTCTTGAAGGGCAGCAGATAAAGTATGGGACCCTTGCTTCTCCTTATGCAATTTCTGATTTTGAATTTGAGGATGGAGCATTGAGGAATTATGTATTGAATGAAGAGATGAAACCAGATCCGGGGGATCTTGTGGATCCCAAAACCGGAGAGATCCTGGAAGAGGGAAAGATCAAAGCCAGGGGAATTACAGGTACTGGGGTTATTGCCCTTCTTGAAAAAGCTATTGGGCACGGTCTTGTTGAACTCCCAAAAGTCAAAACCCCGGATGAATTAATTCATCTGCAGAACAAAATCACATTTTCGGAAAAAGACCTCAAAGAAGCCGGAAAAGCCATAGGCGCGATCAGAGCAGGGCATCTCACACTCTGTGCGGTTGCAGGCATAGAACTGACAGATATTGATACGGCGTATATGGCAGGTGCTGCCGGCACATATATGGATGCGGAAAAAGCCCAGAAAATTGGCTTGATCCCTTACTCTACAGGGAATATTGCTCAGCTCGGGAACACCTCTCTTGCTGTTGCAAGGGAAATCCTGCTTTCGGAAGAAAGGCTTTGGGAGCTTCAGGATATCGCAAGCCAGATTATAGGCACTCACACAATGTTTGCGACTGCTCCGGAGTTCCGGGATGCTTATGTCCTTGAACTTGCGTACTGGGAAGAAGGAATGCCTTTTAAGATGTTTAAGAAATTCCTTAAAAAGAAAGGTCTTCCCTCACTTGATGAGCCCATAGCCAACCCTGTGGTAGATAAGCGGGTGGAAAGAGATATTCCTGTTCTTGGTGAAGAAGGTCTCTATGTACTCGAAAGAGTCGGGACCTATATGACAATGGTTGTCGACTGCCCTGAGTGCAAGAAGTGCATAAAAGTCTGCCCCAACGACGCCATTACAATTGATGAGGAAAGCAGGATTATGATAAGCACTGACCTCTGTGAAGGTTCACATTGCCAGAAATGTATTAGAGCCTGCCCACCTGACAAATTTAACTGGGAGAATCTGGAGGTCTTTAAACCAGAGAAACAGGAGTCAGATTGA
- a CDS encoding MTH865 family protein — protein MEVREEVHSQILEILRGAKFPINTLEELIAALPEGLDTTCMIGGTEVTAAEAKSLLSENDFPFKDAKHVADLLVERAGL, from the coding sequence ATGGAAGTAAGAGAAGAAGTCCATTCACAGATTCTGGAAATCCTTAGGGGTGCAAAATTTCCAATCAATACGCTGGAGGAATTGATTGCTGCTTTACCCGAGGGGCTGGACACAACATGTATGATAGGTGGTACGGAGGTCACGGCGGCAGAGGCGAAAAGCCTTCTTTCTGAAAATGATTTTCCATTCAAAGACGCAAAACACGTAGCAGATCTCCTGGTTGAAAGAGCGGGGCTCTAA
- a CDS encoding type II/IV secretion system ATPase subunit encodes MGQASIVSKNEKSPDDSEKPDKNMLKGDGKDAQAGKFSLLQVPIKRTYSEDTLNIANINSPQAGNNNRDRENIQKEASGTENTENENTEYENIDLPYMKFKIENRKTKPVLKTVQLKNLSPETGTKKDTINKFVSENPPFIEATGTQKPTYSEEIEDLGPNPSIYSEVALEPKLVDSAETAPEKKVELIPEAEKKGKNSNKTSSKNKKIHRKTKIKKKSGFTENMKDLGRDIVGIEEGEKLSDKLKKFFGEVKTPEGAKKKFAEIIRSLKDEDIRVLPPYDPETCGPLLEYEIPAGFTEIERYWVEEPYAFISIIENVEMKYYYAVEPTLTTYEKAVLERVRDNLEDVLTQEDIISRQEKDVSLINRSMRLLDQYYSTLEVSSIHKIMYFLRRNFIGYERINPLIRDPNIEDISCSGIEIPIYLFHQKYNNIVTNVHLGEKELDSLVVKLCQRSGKHISIGEPIVDATLPDGSRIQATLGKEITTRGSSYTIRKFKGDPITPIDLIRYGTCSMEMMAYYWIAIENNISVLLAGGTASGKTSLMNAISLFIPRLSKVVSIEDTREIMLHHENWIAGATRKSFTVDGTGEVSMYELLTAALRQRPEYIIVGEVRGKEALTLFQAMSTGHTTYSTMHASDVQTVVNRLENEPINVPHVMMQALGVISIQIQTYVNEKRVRRTNTIVEITGLDARSGSLRINEFYRWDPLQDIFKRAGDSYVLNEIMKARGWKPEKLFIEFKNREQILAHLTTKQIRDYVSVSLIVHMYATNPQLVMEAIGNDTLSDMILHYT; translated from the coding sequence GTGGGACAAGCTTCTATAGTTTCCAAAAACGAGAAATCTCCGGATGACTCAGAAAAACCAGACAAAAATATGCTTAAAGGCGACGGGAAAGATGCTCAGGCAGGGAAATTCAGTCTTCTACAGGTGCCTATAAAAAGGACGTATTCTGAAGATACTCTAAATATAGCTAACATTAACAGCCCCCAGGCTGGTAACAACAACAGAGATAGAGAAAATATTCAGAAGGAAGCTTCGGGAACTGAGAATACAGAGAATGAAAATACAGAATACGAAAATATAGACCTTCCTTACATGAAATTCAAGATCGAAAACCGGAAAACTAAACCTGTACTCAAAACTGTTCAACTTAAGAATTTATCTCCGGAAACTGGGACAAAGAAAGACACGATAAATAAATTCGTATCGGAGAATCCTCCTTTTATAGAAGCAACTGGAACTCAAAAACCTACATATTCAGAAGAAATTGAAGATCTTGGACCGAACCCCTCCATTTATTCAGAAGTAGCTCTTGAACCAAAACTTGTTGATTCTGCAGAAACTGCTCCTGAAAAGAAAGTCGAACTTATTCCTGAAGCCGAAAAAAAAGGTAAAAATTCAAATAAAACTTCAAGTAAAAATAAAAAAATTCACCGGAAAACAAAAATTAAGAAAAAGTCCGGATTCACCGAGAATATGAAGGATCTGGGACGTGACATAGTTGGGATCGAAGAAGGAGAAAAATTAAGTGATAAGCTTAAAAAGTTCTTTGGTGAAGTAAAAACCCCCGAAGGGGCAAAAAAGAAGTTTGCAGAAATCATCCGGAGTCTTAAGGATGAAGATATCCGGGTTCTTCCCCCATATGACCCTGAAACCTGCGGTCCGCTTCTTGAGTATGAAATTCCGGCAGGATTTACTGAAATAGAACGCTACTGGGTAGAGGAACCTTACGCCTTTATCAGCATAATTGAAAACGTGGAAATGAAATATTATTATGCTGTTGAGCCCACTCTCACCACCTATGAAAAAGCTGTTCTTGAGAGGGTCCGGGACAATCTGGAAGATGTCCTTACCCAGGAAGATATAATATCCAGACAGGAAAAGGACGTCAGTCTCATAAACAGAAGCATGAGGCTTCTGGATCAGTACTATAGTACCCTGGAAGTTTCCTCGATTCATAAGATAATGTATTTCCTCAGGAGGAATTTCATCGGGTACGAAAGGATAAATCCGCTCATTAGGGATCCGAATATCGAAGATATTTCCTGTTCAGGTATTGAGATCCCTATCTACCTCTTCCACCAAAAGTACAATAACATCGTGACCAATGTCCATTTAGGAGAAAAAGAACTGGATTCTCTGGTTGTCAAGCTTTGCCAGAGGAGCGGCAAACATATCTCCATAGGAGAACCGATTGTAGACGCAACTCTTCCTGACGGTTCAAGGATTCAGGCAACCCTTGGAAAAGAAATCACAACAAGGGGTAGTTCCTATACTATCCGTAAATTCAAAGGAGACCCCATAACCCCAATTGACCTTATCAGGTATGGGACATGCAGCATGGAGATGATGGCTTACTACTGGATTGCCATTGAAAACAACATCAGTGTACTTTTGGCAGGAGGTACTGCTTCGGGTAAGACCTCCCTTATGAACGCGATTTCTCTTTTCATCCCGAGGCTGTCAAAGGTAGTGTCCATTGAAGATACCAGGGAAATCATGCTCCATCACGAAAACTGGATCGCAGGCGCAACCAGAAAATCGTTTACTGTAGATGGTACCGGAGAGGTGTCCATGTATGAACTCCTGACAGCTGCCCTCAGGCAGCGCCCGGAATATATTATTGTAGGGGAGGTCCGAGGAAAGGAGGCTCTTACCCTTTTCCAGGCAATGTCAACAGGACATACGACTTATTCGACAATGCATGCAAGCGATGTGCAGACAGTTGTTAACAGGCTTGAAAACGAACCAATAAATGTCCCACACGTGATGATGCAGGCCCTTGGAGTCATCAGTATCCAGATACAGACATATGTCAATGAGAAAAGGGTCAGGAGAACCAACACAATTGTAGAGATTACAGGGCTTGATGCAAGGTCAGGAAGTCTCAGGATCAATGAATTTTATCGATGGGATCCTTTGCAGGATATATTCAAACGGGCCGGGGATTCCTATGTGCTCAATGAAATTATGAAAGCAAGAGGCTGGAAACCTGAAAAACTATTTATTGAGTTTAAGAACCGGGAACAGATCCTTGCCCACCTGACAACAAAACAGATCCGTGATTACGTGAGTGTTTCCCTGATAGTGCATATGTATGCCACAAACCCGCAGCTTGTAATGGAAGCGATTGGAAATGATACCCTGTCGGATATGATACTGCACTACACTTAA
- a CDS encoding RAD55 family ATPase, translating into MTRISSGIPELDERIGGGYLPGRVLLITGDTGTGKTTFTIHFLHQACLDGKKCVLVATEELPEDILELSEMLGLGLTKYYESGQLTIEKSFQKRSEKVQTSKFGFTPEGLEIDLPTLSDYVPEGTGVVVIDNIGVFTLRLSIQDFRDQFDALTFILSTKEGCTSMFVMDDTALKETHNLAEYSVSGCLRLMVDENPYTGNVERYIKIPKMRRTYLSLNPIRFEITLSGIKLL; encoded by the coding sequence ATGACACGAATATCATCAGGAATACCTGAACTTGACGAAAGGATCGGCGGTGGATACCTACCAGGCAGAGTTCTTCTTATTACTGGAGACACAGGAACTGGCAAGACTACTTTTACGATTCATTTTCTGCATCAGGCATGTTTAGATGGTAAAAAATGCGTCCTGGTCGCAACAGAAGAACTACCCGAAGATATCCTCGAACTATCTGAAATGCTGGGCCTCGGGCTTACCAAATATTATGAATCAGGTCAGTTAACCATTGAAAAGTCTTTTCAAAAACGTTCCGAGAAAGTCCAGACTTCCAAATTTGGGTTTACCCCTGAAGGTCTCGAGATAGATCTGCCCACACTTTCGGATTATGTGCCTGAAGGGACTGGAGTTGTGGTTATTGATAATATCGGAGTTTTTACTCTTCGCCTCTCGATTCAGGATTTCAGGGACCAGTTTGATGCTCTAACCTTCATCCTGAGCACAAAGGAAGGTTGCACATCCATGTTCGTCATGGACGATACTGCATTAAAGGAGACCCATAACCTTGCAGAATACTCGGTAAGCGGCTGTCTCCGGCTCATGGTAGACGAAAACCCCTATACAGGGAATGTTGAGCGCTACATAAAGATTCCTAAAATGCGAAGGACATACCTCAGTCTGAATCCGATCAGGTTTGAAATAACCTTATCAGGGATAAAACTCCTTTGA
- the purB gene encoding adenylosuccinate lyase, protein MAIHPIEYRYGTAEMKYVWSQENRLAKILQTEAALARAEADMGLIPAEAAEVISECVTSVKAERVNEIESEIHHDMMAVVVAISEQCREDAGKWVHFGATSNDILDTATALQIKDAIDILEDKLKLLLRVLVNQAEAHKNTVCCGRTHGQIGVPTTYGLRFAIWASEISRHLDRLYELTPRATVGQMTGAVGTQAAFGKSGILIQKLTMQHLGIGTVDVSNQIIQRDRHAEFVMWMANTITTLEKIGIEIRTLQRSEIAEVEESFGKKQVGSSTMPHKRNPIKSEQICGLARIVRAMIEPELLNNTLWDERDLTNSSCERVVFPEACVLTDHIIKLGITVLENLRFYPENIRRNLDLLRGLNMGEAVMIELAKRGVGRQEAHELVRNAAMVAHETGQHFKLVLLDMPSVSRYLSAGDIENLVNPDKYIGTAVEQVETLVVKLREAYSL, encoded by the coding sequence GTGGCTATTCATCCAATAGAATACCGGTACGGTACAGCAGAAATGAAATATGTATGGAGTCAGGAAAACCGACTTGCCAAAATCTTACAGACCGAGGCAGCCCTTGCCCGGGCAGAAGCGGATATGGGGCTTATCCCCGCAGAAGCAGCTGAGGTCATCTCCGAATGCGTTACCTCTGTGAAGGCTGAAAGGGTTAACGAAATAGAATCTGAGATCCACCACGACATGATGGCAGTTGTTGTTGCGATTTCGGAACAGTGTAGAGAAGATGCAGGAAAATGGGTCCATTTCGGAGCCACTTCAAACGACATCCTTGACACGGCAACAGCTCTCCAGATAAAGGACGCAATTGATATCCTGGAAGATAAACTCAAACTCCTGCTCAGAGTTCTGGTAAACCAGGCGGAAGCCCACAAGAACACAGTTTGCTGCGGAAGGACACATGGACAGATAGGCGTTCCCACAACATACGGGCTCCGTTTTGCAATCTGGGCTTCCGAGATTTCAAGACATCTGGACCGCTTATATGAACTCACTCCGAGAGCCACCGTAGGGCAGATGACCGGAGCTGTCGGAACCCAGGCAGCTTTTGGAAAATCCGGAATCCTGATACAGAAACTTACAATGCAACACCTCGGAATCGGGACTGTGGACGTCTCAAACCAGATCATCCAGAGGGACAGACATGCTGAGTTTGTCATGTGGATGGCAAATACTATTACTACTCTGGAAAAAATCGGCATCGAAATCAGGACTCTTCAGCGCAGTGAAATCGCCGAGGTTGAGGAAAGCTTCGGGAAAAAGCAGGTTGGTTCATCTACCATGCCTCACAAGCGCAACCCAATAAAATCCGAGCAGATCTGCGGGCTTGCACGGATAGTAAGAGCAATGATTGAGCCTGAACTTCTTAACAATACCCTCTGGGACGAAAGGGACCTTACAAATTCCTCCTGTGAACGAGTTGTCTTCCCGGAAGCCTGTGTGCTTACGGACCATATCATTAAACTCGGTATCACTGTGCTTGAAAATCTAAGGTTTTATCCAGAAAATATCCGCAGGAATCTGGATCTGCTAAGAGGCCTGAACATGGGCGAAGCTGTAATGATAGAACTTGCAAAAAGAGGTGTAGGCCGGCAGGAAGCCCATGAACTTGTCCGGAATGCAGCGATGGTAGCCCATGAAACAGGGCAGCATTTCAAATTGGTACTTCTGGATATGCCTTCTGTTTCAAGGTACCTGAGTGCAGGAGATATTGAGAACCTCGTAAATCCTGATAAGTATATAGGAACAGCAGTGGAACAGGTCGAAACGCTCGTTGTAAAACTTCGTGAAGCTTATTCCCTCTGA